In Musa acuminata AAA Group cultivar baxijiao chromosome BXJ3-11, Cavendish_Baxijiao_AAA, whole genome shotgun sequence, one DNA window encodes the following:
- the LOC108951658 gene encoding uncharacterized protein LOC108951658, with the protein MPPISETGDPSRTDISDLVSAPQISLRPFLEQVVDVSRNPPPSSLRRSLLFLGRSGVQEEAGDTAEENGKETELRARKKSCSQWARKMAPCWISCRRFIQEVGLSPPLHKRYANKKACSLSNNHKK; encoded by the exons ATGCCGCCGATTTCCGAGACCGGGGATCCCTCGAGAACGGACATCTCCGATCTG GTATCCGCCCCCCAGATCTCTTTGAGGCCATTCCTCGAACAGGTGGTAGACGTAAGTCGtaaccctcctccctcctcccttcgGCGATCGCTTCTCTTCCTGGGTAGGTCCGGCGTCCAAGAAGAGGCTGGAGATACCGCGGAGGAAAACG GTAAAGAGACGGAGTTGCGAGCAAGAAAGAAAAGCTGTTCACAGTGGGCAAGAAAAATGGCGCCTTGCTGGATCTCCTGCAGGCGATTCATTCAAGAGGTCGGGCTTTCACCTCCCCTGCACAAGAGGTACGCAAACAAAAAG